Within the Monomorium pharaonis isolate MP-MQ-018 unplaced genomic scaffold, ASM1337386v2 scaffold_627, whole genome shotgun sequence genome, the region TAGTCCGGAGCCACCGGTCGAGAGATGGCCGTCATCAAGAGAAGTGCCACGCAGAGTATCGTCCTCTCGACTTACACCGGAAAGATATGTTGAAGAACCTGAAGGATATTATCCTCCACAAAACGATTATTACAGGTGAGACAAGACGACCGTATACGGCTAAACTTTAGTAAGAAAatgatattgtatattattaggCCTACTGAAACACTTTGCAATCGCATATCTGTTTTCCCTTTTTATTGTCAACAATCAGACGAGTGCACTACAAGGAGTCCCGCGAATATCGAGGAGAGCGTTTCGATTATCATGCGGTTCCTCGTGGTGCGCAATCAGCTTCTCCGCCACCGCACAACCGTGATCGCGAGAGGGAGCGAGATCGTGAGCGCGAGAGGGAGCGCGATTATTACGAAAAGTACGAGAGGAAACACAAACGACCGTCGCGGGAGGTTATTGTGGAACGTATCCCTCCGACGAAGCCCTGGCGAGAGGAAGAGCCACCTCCTGCTGAGAGAAGTAGAGGTGACGAATGGGCGGACCCGTGGATGCGACGCAAGTCACCGACGAGCACTGTACGCCGCAACACATCGTCCCGCCGACAGTCCCGTCGTCAGTCTTATTCCTCCGGATCTTCATATTCTTCAACGaggtattattattgtgtTTGCATGCAGTTGATCATACAGAAGATGTACAAAAGAACGCtctatatacaaaaattctcAGATCTGAAGATGACTTGTCGAGAATACATTCAATAATCCTCAcgcgaagagaaaaagaaaataaaaatgtgtggTACACACATCGGCCGAGCATtgcgtttcttttcttttaattgttcatcgtgttattttgttatatatagaAACGTATAAGAGTGTCGTCTTTTTAGTTCTAGCCGTAGCTCCAGTCGTTCTAGCTACAGTTCTTACGACTCCCTATCCAGGTCTCGCTCACCCTCTCCCCCGTCTAGAACCCGTTCTGCTGGCAAAAGCAAGTCCACCGTTATCATTTCACCACCTTCGAATCCTCCGACTGTTACTGCAGCCACGCCTCAACGAGGTGCCATGTTAATGAATCCACCCGCTCCTTCTCCCCGTCCACCCAAGGGTTCCATCTCCCCAACGACGGGTACGCTGCATCGACGAGCCGGACTGAACCCACCTGCTCCGAGTCCGCTCTCGACTCATCGCCACCATGAGAAAGCAAGGGAGCAAAAGGCTGCTATAGCCGCGGCTGCTGTGgctaaaatcattaaaagtcGTTCTAGATCTAGGTACAAAaagattacttttttaaatatcaagtaattaaactaaaatcCTATATgaatataagattttaaaaaatttctatttttttattatgaatataacaaagttaatattataaattcgcttgattaataaatctaattttataaggTGCCTCTTGACTTGTATTGCATTTAAGTTgctattaatattgaataaatacaaagaaaaagaaggaaaaaaatatatttcagatcGTCTCACAGTAGTTCGGGATCGGAAAGCAGCGGAAGCAGCAGTGACTCGAGCGAATCGAGTTACTCATCATCTTCCAGCGAAGCACGTAGAAGGAAGGGTTCGACGCCGCCGATACCGCGCAAAGATTCTAAAAGCATCGATGCGTTAAAGCTGAGCGGTGCAAAGCAGCAGATTAAGTTAACACTGAAGCCCACGAGCAACGCTACAGCGGTAAAAAAGATCGATCGTAGTGCAATTATGGCAGGTAAAAAACGGCCTATCGAGTCACCGCCGTTGATCGACAGCAAAGCGCAAGTGGCCGCAGCGGCGGCCAAAGCCGCCAAGAAGGCGAGCTCACGACGCGAAGAATTGTTGAAACAGCTAAAGGCTGTAGAAGATGCGATTGCGCGTAAAAGATCGAAggtttaaaattgatttgacATTAACAACGTGCGCTCCTCGTGAATAGAGATTAAATACAGTAACAAATATCGATCGTATATGTATGATAATCGAATAAAAacgattaatataaattccgatataacataaatataccGATATACGTATAActttccaataaaattaacaaattatcaaatattaaatttgctttttgtattttgcgAAAAGATGTACATGTAAACATTAGcatatatacatttagatataattataaagttccaaatttatgtttatttaaatttattaaatatacgatacaaatataaatgattatgttattaaatgatttattattaaataattgatttatcattaaaaaaattataaaatgattttattatattgacatttaataatataattgcaatatcaagataatattaaaaatcgtaTATACcagattttatgaaaattaattatatcgatTTAATGTAGTAggtttaatttaagattttttaagagaaaatagaaatatatatacactatgTCGATATACAGTTGTTATTGAAATTACTGCAGTATTCAATCTCTGTTCACAAGTGCGAAtaaatacgtatatgtattaaatgttatctaagtacattgtataattatttgccATCACCATCACAACATAACGAAATATGTGAGGCCTGATAGATTGTGATGGTATGTATAAGCAAAAATATGTTcttctttttacaatatagGGTTAAGcccattatatatatatttttttccactagacctctctttttcttagaTAGGCgcttaaacataataattcgTACTGTACAGTCTGCCCATGATTTTGTCTTAGTAACATTTgagtgattatttttaatgtaaaatgtaaaacataagaaatacataatatacacaccAAAAAAGTGTGACATCTTATATCTttaatgcataattaattatatctaatggTAGAATCAATTGAATTCCATTGACACATATGCGCGCAAGGAGTCACAACGAGTTATGAATTTTCTAAAACAGAAACCAGTGTGAAGTGATATTAACTGATGTAAATTGTTGTATCTGTACAAATGTctgttttactttattatagcatcaaattattaaacaccGTAGAGTGAATTTCTCGAAGATCTCTATGTTGCCAAATGTGAGAATTATTCTGCAACTGTATTTGTAGTACAAAATTATTCAGAAATATATGATGTTACTACTTTTCATTAATGGACAAGAAAGTCAATTTGTAAGAAAATgatgaaatttattacaagaaatttgacaaattatgTACTTATTTTGTTATCACGATACACTACAACTTTCTTTTGAAAAGTACAATTATCTTTCATGAATATGGACAACGTCTTTATAATTgctaaattagaaatattttcaataaaaatgattagtAGTGGCCTGCGATATTAGATGATCTGATAATGGGGAAGATACTTTCacaaataaagagaaaaaaatttagaacatAATATATACTCTTAAATGCATTGATTGTACTACGCACGAGGAAGAAAGATTTCATAATGagaactatatatattttgtacgttCCTTCCATAAAAATATAGCATGGTGTATAAACGTTAATTTCATGTCGTAATCTGTTAACTTAAGAAAAATGGACGCTTTGTTAATAAaagtctttattaaattaagtacaAAACAGAATTCAGAAGCGTTACCGAAAACACcgattttaaattctaaataaatatataaataaatgtgtctttttttacaacaatcCAACAACCAACTGAAAAAACAGGCATACATCCTGTTCACTAtcctataaattataaataatttaaagaagttATAAGCACGAAGCATGCGCTGCTTTGTTTAAGCAAACCTGATTACCCAGGATGCACTACATCCCGGAAGATCCCATTGCATATATCGAGTGTCTAAAATTACTTGCATGTAGAAAGTCAAAGGAAGACGTCTACATGTATCCtttaaactaaacaaaaattgtactttATATAGTTCTTGCATTTTCGATTCGATTTATACTCAAACATAAGGGAATAATATATTCGAATACTTgtttaaatatcataatatttatcaaatataaatatatatatgctacatTTTACATTCCTCTTTACAGTAcagtatttcaatttaaatatcgaGAAATCTTACACTCGAATCGACCTTTATACTCGAACATAAGAGAGCTCTATATTCGGATGCaggtatatataaatgtattatgtactttaagtattatataatatatataataatttaaatattgtatataataaataatttgtaaatatatataatatatattatataatatatatattaaatatactgtACATACATTCTATGTCCCCCTCAGTATTGCGACTTTCAATTCAAGTACTGAGAAATGAAAATTTCGTGAATATAAGGCATTACAAGTGTGTTATCCAGATGTTAATATAGTTCTGATATGAAAGCGATTCGACGAGGATGACACATTTCTACCCTCTCGAGGTAGACACATCGAGATCCGTTTGCCTGTGCGACGACGGACTCGGTTCCGTGCTTCCGGTCTCCTGTGGCGTTCTGATTGGCATTCCCATGAACCTCGGCTGATTGGTGCCGTTCAACGTGCTGCGTCTCGTCCTGGCGCTGCTGAAGTCTGGACTCGCCTTTACCTCGTTGTACTTGAAGAGGCCGTCACCCGGTGCCGGCAAGCCGACCCTCGGCAGTTTGTACCACCACCGATACGTGACGTACCAGGTGATGACCGCGGCCACGCCACCCAGGAATTTCTCGATCATGATGTGGTAGTAGAGCACGGTCGACACCAGCATGACGTCCCACAGCAGCTGCTGCACCGTCATCGCGACGAAGAGACCGCGTAGGTATGGCGTGAGCGCTCGGTGAGCCTTCTTCAGGAACTCGAGATCACCGTCGGAAAGATTTCGCAGCGGGCCGGTGCTAATCTCTGTAGGCACGGTTCGCGTGTGCTCCTCCCGCATTATCAGATCCTTGATGCTCTCCCATCCCACGAAGGAGGAGGCCTCCTCGGCGAGGATCAGGCTCGAGTAGATCAAGATGAACGTGTGCCCGGATATGTCGAGGCCGCTCCAGAACCTACCCGACTGCAGGCACTTGGCCTTGGATTGCATCTGAACGTCGCGAGTACCCAGGCATCGGCCGTAGGTGGTCTCGATGTAATTGAACAGCTTCGTCCAGACGAACCAGGCGACGGTGGCGAGTAGGATGCGGGCCACGTGCCTGAACAGGATCGGCCGACGGCCGCAGCCGAGCGTGTGCGCCGACAGGACGACCCAGGGCACGATCACCGATAGCAGCCAGCCCCAGCCCCACTTGACGAAGTACTGGTTCAGGGCGT harbors:
- the LOC105839188 gene encoding fat storage-inducing transmembrane protein; translation: MVLGPRSWGDVDRLVTDYYERIRDAMATGKRRSIHTSSGNPGAANYSIGGGVRSSRMNFRPSGAQQEDRGGTRPTAAPSSIGLILVTMLLHVCKKSLLFDTGLKVAIYGGTIFTISLIADFIAMPRTYFSRSDNALNQYFVKWGWGWLLSVIVPWVVLSAHTLGCGRRPILFRHVARILLATVAWFVWTKLFNYIETTYGRCLGTRDVQMQSKAKCLQSGRFWSGLDISGHTFILIYSSLILAEEASSFVGWESIKDLIMREEHTRTVPTEISTGPLRNLSDGDLEFLKKAHRALTPYLRGLFVAMTVQQLLWDVMLVSTVLYYHIMIEKFLGGVAAVITWYVTYRWWYKLPRVGLPAPGDGLFKYNEVKASPDFSSARTRRSTLNGTNQPRFMGMPIRTPQETGSTEPSPSSHRQTDLDVSTSRG